One Streptococcus sp. S1 DNA window includes the following coding sequences:
- the rpsB gene encoding 30S ribosomal protein S2, whose amino-acid sequence MAVISMKQLLEAGVHFGHQTRRWNPKMAKYIFTERNGIHVIDLQQTVKYADQAYDFMRDAAANDAVILFVGTKKQAADAVAEEAVRAGQYFINHRWLGGTLTNWGTIQKRIARLKEIKRMEEDGTFEVLPKKEVALLNKQRARLEKFLGGIEDMPRIPDVMYVVDPHKEQIAVKEAKKLGIPVVAMVDTNTDPDDIDVIIPANDDAIRAVKLITAKMADAVIEGRQGEDSVATVEAELAATEGQADSIEEIVEVVEGDNA is encoded by the coding sequence ATGGCAGTAATTTCAATGAAACAACTTCTTGAGGCTGGTGTACACTTCGGTCACCAAACTCGTCGCTGGAACCCTAAGATGGCTAAGTACATCTTCACAGAACGTAACGGAATCCACGTGATCGACTTGCAACAAACTGTAAAATATGCAGACCAAGCATACGACTTCATGCGTGATGCAGCTGCAAACGATGCAGTCATCTTGTTTGTAGGTACTAAGAAACAAGCTGCTGATGCTGTTGCAGAAGAAGCTGTTCGTGCAGGTCAATACTTCATCAACCACCGTTGGTTGGGTGGAACTCTTACTAACTGGGGAACAATCCAAAAACGTATCGCTCGTTTGAAAGAAATCAAACGCATGGAAGAAGATGGAACTTTTGAAGTTCTTCCTAAGAAAGAAGTTGCATTGTTGAACAAACAACGCGCTCGTCTTGAAAAATTCTTGGGCGGTATCGAAGACATGCCTCGTATCCCAGACGTAATGTACGTTGTGGATCCACATAAAGAACAAATCGCTGTTAAAGAAGCTAAGAAATTGGGTATCCCAGTTGTAGCGATGGTCGACACAAACACTGACCCAGATGATATCGATGTTATCATCCCAGCGAACGATGACGCTATCCGCGCTGTTAAATTGATCACTGCGAAAATGGCTGACGCTGTTATCGAAGGACGTCAAGGTGAAGACAGTGTTGCTACAGTAGAAGCTGAATTGGCAGCTACTGAAGGTCAAGCTGATTCAATCGAAGAAATCGTTGAAGTTGTAGAAGGCGACAACGCTTAA